One window of the Podospora pseudopauciseta strain CBS 411.78 chromosome 4, whole genome shotgun sequence genome contains the following:
- a CDS encoding hypothetical protein (COG:G; EggNog:ENOG503NXBD), which produces MPPFFCSPVELPGFHRRSNSVELRETSHNTAISTRKYQDDINMSVDRIRAINKIEKLPPPVDDDEDKHGLGVSLQPYTSSQHGPRNQDRRGSTLLGDVIVEIDPVVEKRVRRKFDKTLVVLVFLAYMLAFLDRSNIGNAQNAGMGNDLGFDDEHYQWLLTIFYIPYILFEGFALMWKIMPPHIWATITVATWGLASTLQSAAPNWQSLMVCRWFLAMAEAGFAPGVPYLLSFFYRRRELGLRCGIFLSAAPLATTFAGALAYAITSTPSPPLPPWRLLFLIEGLPTLILAIILYFHLPSSPTTAPVLTPTELSVAKARLSLHTPQQGQTPTGWRSISPREILSTFESLQTLLPSLMYFSLNVSFSSLPVFLPSILSSMSLSPNTSTAQGLTAPPYFLSFLICILSTYLADKTQQRGLTIICLSLVGGAGYVLLATLPEHLVSVRYFSVFLAAGGVFPSIANVLPWTLNNQGSDTKRGVGIAVLNMVGQCGPLLGTRLFPEGDRPGYTKGMVVCAMFMFVNAGLAAGLRWHFARKNKRLEERERAQVVLRVGDGGRRENGEREGMVGFRYVL; this is translated from the exons ATGCCTCCCTTTTTCTGCTCGCCCGTCGAATTACCCGGGTTTCACCGTCGGAGCAACTCTGTTGAGTTGAGGGAAACCAGCCACAACACGGCCATCTCCACCAGAAAGTACCAGGACGATATCAACATGTCCGTCGACAGAATAAGAGCAATTAACAAGATTGAAAAGCTCCCACCGCCTGtagacgacgacgaggataaGCATGGGCTCGGTGTTTCTCTCCAACCTTATACTTCTAGCCAACATGGACCCAGAAACCAGGATAGACGAGGCAGCACCTTACTGGGCGACGTCATTGTCGAGATCGACCCTGTTGTTGAGAAGCGGGTCAGGAGGAAGTTTGACAAGACGCTGGTCGTGCTGGTGTTTCTGGCTTATATGCTTGCCTTTCTTGATCGGTCCAATATTGGGAATGCGCAGAATGCGGGAATGGGCAATGATCTTGGGTTTGACGATGAGCACTATCAGTGGCTGCTCACCATATTCTACATACCGTATA TCTTGTTTGAAGGCTTTGCCCTCATGTGGAAGATCATGCCTCCTC ATATCTGGGCCACCATAACAGTAGCAACCTG GGGCCTCGCCTCAACCCTCCAATCCGCCGCCCCCAACTGGCAATCCCTCATGGTCTGCCGCTGGTTCCTCGCCATGGCCGAAGCCGGCTTCGCCCCTGGCGTTCCCTACCTCCTATCCTTCTTCTACCGCCGCCGCGAACTCGGCCTCCGCTGcggcatcttcctctccgccgccccccTCGCAACAACCTTCGCCGGCGCCCTCGCTTACGCCATAACCAGCACCCCTTCGCCCCCTCTCCCGCCCTGGCGCCTCCTCTTCCTAATCGAAggcctccccaccctcatcttagccatcatcctctacttccacctcccctcctcccccaccaccgccccggTCCTAACCCCAACCGAACTTTCCGTCGCCAAAGCCCGTTTATCCCTCCACACCCCCCAGCAAGGTCAAACCCCCACCGGCTGGCGAAGCATCTCCCCCCGCGaaatcctctccacctttgAAAGTCTgcaaaccctcctcccctctctAATGTACTTCTCCCTCAAcgtctccttctcctctttaCCTGtattcctcccctccatcctctcctccatgtcCCTTTCCCCAAACACCTCCACCGCACAGGGTCTCACCGCCCCGCCTTACTTCCTCTCCTTTCTCATCTGCATCCTGTCCACTTACCTCGCCGACAAAACCCAGCAACGCGGCCTGACAATCATTTGTCTTTCCCTCGTCGGCGGGGCGGGGTACGTGCTACTAGCAACCCTGCCAGAACACCTCGTTTCGGTCCGGtatttttctgtttttttggcTGCCGGGGGTGTCTTTCCTAGTATAGCCAATGTCCTTCCGTGGACGTTGAATAACCAGGGGAGCGACACCAAACGGGGGGTGGGCATTGCGGTGCTGAATATGGTCGGGCAGTGCGGGCCGCTGTTGGGGACGAGGCTGTTCCCCGAGGGGGACAGGCCTGGGTATACAAAGGGGATGGTGGTCTGTGCGATGTTTATGTTTGTTAATGCCGGGCTGGCggcggggttgaggtggCATTTTGCGAGGAAAAATAAGAggctggaggagagggagagggctcaggtggtgttgagggtgggggatggagggaggagggagaatggggagagggaggggatggttgGGTTTAGGTATGTTTTGTGA
- a CDS encoding hypothetical protein (EggNog:ENOG503P1FB; CAZy:GH16; COG:G), which translates to MLSKFLALALAASMVSAQTYTDCDPTKRSDCPARKAVGSKPVNIDFRQGKNKFFKEAEGTKLTYDKDLGAVFSIANENQAPTVGSDAYIFFGQVDVVLRAAPGPGVVTSFVLQSDDLDEIDWEWLGGDNAQVQHNYFSKGCTETYDRGGFSPVADPIGAFHTYTIKWTSEQLDWIIDGQVVRTLKNTGIEGCAGYPQSPMQIKLGTWVAGRKDAPQGTIEWAGGLADFSNGPSDGYYQSLKIIDYMGGHKEATEYQYGDKSGTWQSIKVIGSSGVVSSSSSVTSKATTKTATSATTLQTVTSSTALGATNGTLTTDVTTTPTSTTEEVTETETAIPTGAAGKVALSNMAAMGAAAVLGYLVL; encoded by the exons ATGCTTTCCAAGTTTCTCGCTCTGGCGCTCGCCGCCTCCATGGTCTCTGCCCAGACTTACACTGACTGTGACCCCACCAAGAGAT CCGACTGCCCTGCCCGCAAGGCCGTTGGGTCCAAGCCCGTCAACATTGACTTCCGTCAGGGCAAGAACAAGTTCTTtaaggaggccgagggtaCCAAGCTCACCTACGATAAGGATCTCGGTGCTGTTTTCTCCATTGCCAATGAGAACCAGGCCCCCACGGTCGGCAGCGACGCCTACATCTTCTTCGGCCAGGTCGATGTTGTTCTGAGGGCTGCCCCAGGTCCCGGTGTCGTCACCAGCTTCGTGCTCCAGTCTGACGACCTTGATGAGATCGACTGGGAGTGGCTCGGCGGGGATAATGCCCAGGTCCAACACAACTACTTCAGCAAGGGCTGCACCGAGACGTACGACCGCGGTGGATTCTCCCCCGTCGCCGACCCCATTGGCGCTTTCCACACCTACACCATCAAGTGGACCTCGGAGCAGCTCGACTGGATCATTGACGGCCAGGTCGTCCGCACGCTCAAGAACACCGGCATTGAGGGCTGCGCCGGTTATCCTCAGTCCCCCATGCAGATCAAGCTCGGTACCTGGGTTGCCGGTCGTAAGGATGCTCCCCAGGGCACTATCGAGTGGGCTGGTGGTCTTGCCGACTTCTCTAACGGACCCTCTGACGGGTACTACCAGAGCCTCAAGATCATCGACTACATGGGTGGCCACAAGGAGGCTACCGAGTACCAGTATGGCGACAAGTCTGGCACCTGGCAGAGCATCAAGGTTATTGGGAGCAGCGGTGTTGtttccagcagcagcagcgtcaCCTCCAaggccaccaccaagactGCCACTTCTGCCACCACTCTTCAGACCGTGACCTCTAGCACTGCTCTCGGCGCTACTAATGGTACCCTCACTACTgatgtcaccaccacccccaccagcaccaccgaggAGGTCACCGAGACCGAGACTGCCATCCCCACCGGTGCCGCCGGCAAGGTTGCCCTCAGCAACATGGCCGCCATGGGTGCCGCCGCTGTTCTCGGCTACCTTGTTCTCTAA
- a CDS encoding hypothetical protein (EggNog:ENOG503NWJS; COG:B; COG:K): MASSASRAALSSIPLFHEKLLKSNRILAVCGAGLSAASGLPTFRGAGGLWRNHNAVDLATPEAFDADPGLVWLFYAYRRHMALTAKPNPAHYSLAELARKRPGFKCLSQNVDNLHVRANHPSDQLSLLHGSLFTLKCTTCSWKDPYNIADPLCPALAPAAESNPDPTKPLPLLDPAQPLAEIRESELPHCPDCKTELQRPGVVWFGEMLDEDMLDDIEEWIEKEPVDMVLVVGTSSAVYPAAGYAERARTKGRTSVVTVNLEITEEDWGRMRKGDFGFEGDASLLLPELLRPVIGEVKGEEEELEG; this comes from the exons atggcctcctccgcctcgcGAGCAGCCCTTAGCTCCATCCCCCTCTTTCACGAAAAACTTCTCAAATCCAACCGCATCCTCGCCGTCTGTGGCGCCGGCCTCAGCGCAGCCTCCGGCCTTCCCACCTTCCGCGGTGCCGGGGGTCTATGGAGGAACCACAACGCCGTCGACCTCGCCACCCCCGAAGCCTTTGACGCCGATCCCGGTTTGGTCTGGCTGTTTTACGCCTAC CGCCGACACATGGCCTTGACAGCCAAGCCCAACCCGGCTCATTACTCTCTGGCCGAGCTGGCGAGAAAGAGACCTGGTTTTAAATGTCTTTCTCAGAATGTAGATA ACCTCCACGTCAGAGCCAACCACCCAAGCGATCAGCTCTCTCTGCTTCACGGCTCGCTTTTCACGCTCAAGTGCACCACTTGCTCCTGGAAAGACCCTTATAATATCGCCGATCCATTATGTCCTGCCCTTGCCCCGGCGGCAGAGTCCAATCCTGACCCGACAAAGCCGCTTCCTTTGCTAGATCCGGCCCAGCCGTTGGCCGAGATTAGGGAGAGTGAATTACCGCATTGTCCGGATTGTAAGACTGAACTGCAGAggccgggggtggtgtggtttggGGAGATGCTAGATGAGGATATGTTGGATGATATTGAGGAGTGGATTGAGAAAGAGCCGGTGGATATGGTTTTGGTCGTGGGGACGAGCTCGGCGGTGTATCCTGCGGCGGGGTATGCTGAGCGGGCGAGGACAAAGGGGCGGACGAGTGTGGTGACTGTTAATTTGGAGATTACGGAGGAGGactgggggaggatgaggaagggggatTTTGGGTTTGAGGGGGATGCGAGTTTGTTGTTGCCGGAACTGTTGAGGCCGGTgattggggaggtgaagggggaggaggaggagctggaggggtaA
- a CDS encoding hypothetical protein (EggNog:ENOG503PMVJ), which translates to MAESLLQFRATPLKFGLQIDLLCLFAFICRLSQIQGPGLSQYISTNSVVNQLGGLTSHLIIIIIYLSIDLSVTMVNFTLNVAVLALVASVAAAPATADASSTTFSFARWVEDIIANPDTALSPAEAIAAANATEVVSTAGGLQKRANCQPTFPDAPAPDAAACLNDLARKGANGQHCAMGTRVFEIEMCRIGGAQIVASRGGLAAQSVNCQDVARTGGLIFDSCFRADNTVKGSEICITNRLMQINISGV; encoded by the exons ATGGCAGAATCGCTGTTGCAATTCAGAGCAACGCCTTTGAAATTCGGCTTGCAGATCGATTTACTTTGCCTCTTTGCTTTCATTTGCCGTCTTTCGCAGATTCAAGGTCCAGGGCTATCGCAATACATCTCTACAAACTCGGTCGTCAACCAGCTTGGGGGGCTGACTTcacatctcatcatcatcatcatttaCCTCAGCATCGATTTATCAGTAACAATGGTCAACTTCACCCTTAACGTCGCCGTCTTGGCTCTGGTGGCCTCAGTGGCAGCGGCCCCAGCCACAGCTGACGCTTCTTCAACCACCTTCTCCTTTGCTCGATGGGTTGAAGATATTATCGCCAACCCGGACACAGCCCTCTCACCCGCCGAAGCAATCGCGGCAGCGAATGCTACTGAGGTTGTCAGCACGGCAGGCGGTCTCCAAAAGAGAGCCAACTGTCAGCCGACATTTCCAGATGCGCCT GCACCCGACGCAGCAGCCTGCCTTAATGATCTCGCTCGCAAGGGCGCTAATGGTCAACACTGTGCTATGGGGACGCGTGTCTTCGAAATTGAGATGTGTCGAATTGGTGGTGCGCAGATTGTTGCCAGCAGGGGCGGTTTGGCGGCGCAAAGTGTCAATTG CCAGGATGTCGCTCGCACGGGCGGGTTGATCTTTGACAGCTGCTTCCGAGCGGACAACACAGTCAAGGGCAGCGAGATTTGCATTACCAACAGATTGATGCAAATCAATATCAGTGGAGTCTGA